One genomic region from Thunnus maccoyii chromosome 16, fThuMac1.1, whole genome shotgun sequence encodes:
- the LOC121880593 gene encoding protein LBH-like, with amino-acid sequence MTEVMNSLEPGTEDFSGGAGGDQDTIFPDTHERYPKLSKRLPSIVVEPTDGAEVESGELRWPPDEPSSPDAETERQCVEEQAAGEERSDVAVDEEASAAEMQDSN; translated from the exons ATGACTGAGGTGATGAACTCTCTGGAACCGGGGACGGAGGACTTCAGCGGTGGAGCAGGAGGAGATCAGGACACA ATATTCCCAGATACCCATGAAAGGTATCCAAAGTTGTCCAAGAGGCTTCCCTCCATCGTGGTGGAGCCGACGGACGGAGCCGAGGTGGAGAGTGGCGAGCTCCGCTGGCCCCCGGACGAGCCGAGCTCTCCGGACGCTGAAACTGAGAGACAGTGTGTAGAGGAACAAGCCGCAG GTGAGGAGCGGTCAGATGTCGCTGTGGACGAAGAGGCTTCAGCGGCGGAGATGCAGGATTCCAACTGA